A portion of the Citrobacter rodentium NBRC 105723 = DSM 16636 genome contains these proteins:
- the moaE gene encoding molybdopterin synthase catalytic subunit MoaE produces the protein MAETKIVVDPAPFSVGEEYPWLAERDEDGAVVTFTGKVRNHNLGDNVKALTLEHYPGMTEKALGEIVTEARARWPLGRVTVIHRIGELWPGDEIVFVGVTSAHRSSAFEAGQFIMDYLKTRAPFWKREATPEGERWVEARDSDRQAAKRW, from the coding sequence ATGGCGGAGACAAAAATTGTTGTCGATCCTGCGCCGTTCAGCGTTGGGGAAGAGTACCCGTGGCTGGCGGAGCGTGACGAAGACGGCGCGGTGGTGACGTTTACCGGAAAAGTGCGCAACCATAATCTTGGCGACAACGTAAAGGCGCTGACGCTGGAGCACTATCCGGGGATGACCGAGAAAGCGCTCGGCGAAATCGTTACCGAAGCCCGCGCCCGCTGGCCGCTGGGACGCGTGACGGTGATTCATCGCATCGGTGAACTGTGGCCGGGCGATGAGATCGTCTTTGTCGGCGTCACCAGCGCGCATCGCAGCAGCGCCTTTGAAGCCGGACAGTTTATTATGGATTATCTGAAAACCCGCGCGCCGTTCTGGAAGCGCGAGGCGACGCCGGAGGGCGAGCGCTGGGTGGAAGCGCGTGACAGCGATCGGCAGGCAGCAAAACGCTGGTAG
- the moaD gene encoding molybdopterin synthase sulfur carrier subunit encodes MIKVLFFAQVRELVGTDTLEVADDFPTVSALRQHLAANGGRWALALEDGKLLAAVNQTLVSFDHPLSAGDEVAFFPPVTGG; translated from the coding sequence ATGATTAAGGTTCTTTTTTTCGCCCAGGTTCGTGAACTGGTGGGTACTGATACGCTGGAAGTAGCGGACGATTTTCCGACGGTTAGCGCGCTGCGTCAGCATCTGGCGGCCAACGGCGGGCGCTGGGCGCTGGCGCTGGAGGATGGCAAGCTGCTGGCGGCGGTTAATCAGACGCTGGTCAGTTTCGATCATCCGCTGTCGGCAGGGGATGAAGTGGCCTTCTTCCCGCCGGTGACAGGGGGCTGA
- the moaC gene encoding cyclic pyranopterin monophosphate synthase MoaC produces MSQLTHINAAGEAHMVDVSAKAETVREARAEAFVTMRSETLAMIIDGSHHKGDVFATARIAGIQAAKRTWELIPLCHPLLLSKVEVQLQAEPEHNRVRIESLCRLTGKTGVEMEALTAASVAALTIYDMCKAVQKDMVIGPVRLLAKSGGKSGDFKADADD; encoded by the coding sequence ATGTCGCAACTGACCCACATTAACGCCGCCGGCGAAGCGCATATGGTAGACGTTTCCGCGAAAGCGGAAACCGTCCGCGAAGCGCGCGCCGAGGCTTTTGTCACCATGCGCAGCGAAACGCTGGCGATGATTATTGACGGCAGCCACCATAAAGGCGACGTGTTCGCCACCGCGCGCATTGCCGGTATCCAGGCGGCGAAACGTACCTGGGAGCTGATCCCGCTGTGTCATCCGCTGCTGCTGAGCAAAGTTGAAGTGCAGCTACAGGCCGAGCCTGAGCACAACCGCGTGCGCATTGAATCGCTGTGTCGCCTGACGGGAAAAACCGGCGTAGAGATGGAGGCATTAACGGCGGCATCCGTCGCCGCGCTGACCATTTACGACATGTGTAAAGCGGTACAGAAGGATATGGTGATTGGCCCGGTTCGCCTGCTGGCGAAAAGCGGCGGCAAATCCGGTGATTTTAAGGCGGACGCTGATGATTAA
- the moaB gene encoding molybdenum cofactor biosynthesis protein B, with protein sequence MSQVSAEFIPTRIAILTVSNRRGEEDDTSGHFLRDAAQEAGHQVVDKAIVKENRYAIRARVSAWIASENVQVVLITGGTGLTEGDQAPEALLPLFDREVEGFGEVFRMLSFEEIGTATLQSRAVAGVANKTLIFAMPGSTKACRTAWENIIAPQLDARTRPCNFHPHLKK encoded by the coding sequence ATGAGTCAGGTAAGCGCTGAATTTATCCCGACCCGTATCGCTATTCTTACGGTTTCGAATCGTCGCGGCGAAGAGGATGACACCTCCGGCCATTTTCTGCGTGACGCCGCGCAGGAGGCAGGCCATCAGGTGGTGGATAAAGCCATCGTTAAAGAGAACCGCTACGCCATTCGCGCCCGGGTGTCCGCCTGGATTGCCAGTGAAAATGTGCAGGTGGTGCTGATCACCGGCGGAACGGGGCTGACGGAAGGCGATCAGGCGCCGGAAGCGCTGCTGCCGCTGTTCGACCGCGAAGTTGAAGGCTTTGGCGAAGTGTTCCGAATGCTGTCATTCGAGGAGATTGGCACCGCGACGCTACAGTCGCGCGCGGTTGCCGGCGTCGCCAATAAGACGCTGATTTTCGCCATGCCGGGCTCGACCAAAGCCTGTCGGACTGCCTGGGAGAATATCATCGCGCCGCAGCTTGACGCGCGCACGCGTCCGTGTAATTTCCACCCTCATCTGAAGAAATAA
- the moaA gene encoding GTP 3',8-cyclase MoaA has protein sequence MASQLTDAFARKFYYLRLSITDVCNFRCTYCLPDGYKPGGVTNNGFLSVDEIRRVTRAFANLGTEKVRLTGGEPSLRRDFTDIIAAVRENAAIRQIAVTTNGYRLARDAAHWRDAGLTGINVSVDSLDARQFHAITGQDKFQQVMAGIDAAFDAGFDKVKVNTVLMRDVNHHQLDTFLNWIQTRPIQLRFIELMETGQGSELFRKHHISGQVLRDELLKRGWIHQLRQRSDGPAQVFCHPDYVGEIGLIMPYEKDFCATCNRLRVSSVGKLHLCLFGDGGISLRDLLVEDNQQAALEARIALALREKKQTHFLHQNNTGITQNLSYIGG, from the coding sequence ATGGCCTCACAACTGACCGATGCTTTTGCGCGCAAGTTTTACTACCTGCGCCTGTCAATTACCGACGTGTGTAACTTTCGTTGCACCTACTGCCTGCCGGATGGCTACAAGCCCGGCGGCGTCACCAATAACGGTTTTCTCTCCGTCGATGAAATTCGCCGGGTTACCCGCGCTTTTGCTAACCTCGGCACTGAGAAAGTTCGCCTCACCGGCGGTGAACCCTCACTGCGTCGCGACTTTACCGATATCATCGCCGCCGTGCGCGAAAATGCGGCGATCCGCCAGATAGCCGTCACCACCAACGGCTATCGCCTGGCGCGCGATGCCGCGCACTGGCGCGACGCCGGACTGACCGGCATCAACGTCAGCGTTGACAGCCTCGATGCCCGCCAGTTTCACGCCATTACCGGGCAGGATAAATTTCAGCAGGTAATGGCGGGTATTGACGCCGCTTTTGACGCCGGTTTCGATAAGGTCAAAGTCAACACCGTGCTGATGCGCGACGTAAATCATCATCAGCTCGACACCTTCCTCAACTGGATCCAGACGCGACCCATTCAGCTGCGCTTCATCGAACTGATGGAAACCGGCCAGGGCAGCGAGCTGTTCCGCAAACATCATATCTCCGGCCAGGTCCTGCGCGATGAGCTGCTTAAGCGCGGCTGGATCCACCAGCTGCGCCAGCGCAGCGACGGACCGGCGCAGGTCTTTTGCCACCCCGACTATGTGGGTGAAATCGGCCTTATCATGCCGTATGAAAAAGATTTCTGCGCCACCTGCAACCGTCTGCGCGTCTCCTCCGTCGGCAAACTGCACCTGTGTCTGTTCGGCGACGGCGGCATAAGCCTGCGCGATCTGCTGGTTGAAGATAACCAGCAGGCTGCGCTGGAAGCGCGTATCGCTCTGGCGCTGCGTGAGAAAAAGCAGACCCATTTCCTGCATCAGAACAATACCGGTATTACGCAAAACTTATCGTACATTGGCGGATGA
- the yvcK gene encoding uridine diphosphate-N-acetylglucosamine-binding protein YvcK produces the protein MRNRTLADLDRVVALGGGHGLGRVLSSLSSLSSRLTGIVTTTDNGGSTGRIRRAEGGIAWGDMRNCLNQLITEPSVPSAMFEYRFGGNGELSGHNLGNLMLKALDHLSVRPLEAINLIRNLLKVDAHLIPMSELPVDLMAIDDQGHEVYGEVNIDQLTARPQELMLSPNVPATREAVQAINEADLILIGPGSFYTSLMPILLVSDLAQALRRTQAPMVYIGNLGRELSLPAASLTLADKLAIMEQYVGKRVIDAVVVGPKVDVSAVSDRVVIQAVLEASDIPYRHDRQLLHSALEKAVQALG, from the coding sequence ATGCGCAATCGTACGCTGGCTGACCTGGATCGTGTCGTCGCTCTCGGCGGAGGGCATGGATTAGGACGCGTTCTCTCCTCTCTTTCTTCACTGAGCTCACGCCTGACCGGTATTGTCACCACCACCGATAACGGCGGCTCCACCGGACGCATTCGCCGCGCGGAAGGCGGCATCGCCTGGGGCGATATGCGCAACTGTCTTAACCAGCTGATCACCGAACCGAGCGTCCCCTCGGCGATGTTTGAGTACCGTTTTGGCGGTAACGGCGAACTTTCCGGCCATAACCTCGGAAATTTGATGTTAAAGGCGCTGGACCATCTGAGCGTGCGGCCTCTGGAGGCAATCAATTTAATTCGCAATCTGCTGAAGGTGGACGCGCATTTAATTCCGATGTCGGAGCTGCCGGTTGACCTGATGGCCATTGACGACCAGGGACATGAAGTCTACGGCGAGGTGAATATCGATCAGCTGACTGCCCGGCCGCAGGAGCTGATGCTGTCGCCAAACGTGCCTGCAACGCGGGAAGCGGTGCAGGCGATTAACGAAGCGGATTTAATCCTGATTGGTCCCGGCAGTTTTTATACCAGCCTGATGCCGATCCTGCTGGTAAGCGATCTGGCGCAGGCGCTGCGCCGTACCCAGGCGCCGATGGTCTATATCGGCAATCTGGGACGCGAACTGAGCTTGCCGGCAGCCAGCCTGACGCTGGCCGATAAGCTGGCGATTATGGAGCAGTACGTAGGTAAGCGCGTCATTGATGCCGTAGTGGTCGGGCCGAAGGTGGATGTATCCGCGGTCAGCGACAGAGTGGTGATTCAGGCGGTGCTCGAAGCCAGCGACATTCCCTATCGCCACGATCGCCAGCTATTGCACAGCGCGCTGGAAAAAGCGGTCCAGGCGCTGGGTTAA
- the uvrB gene encoding excinuclease ABC subunit UvrB: MSKPFKLNSAFKPSGDQPEAIRRLKEGLEDGLAHQTLLGVTGSGKTFTIANVIADLQRPTMVLAPNKTLAAQLYGEMKEFFPDNAVEYFVSYYDYYQPEAYVPSSDTFIEKDASVNEHIEQMRLSATKALLERRDVVVVASVSAIYGLGDPDLYLKMMLHLTVGMIIDQRAILRRLAELQYTRNDQAFQRGTFRVRGEVIDIFPAESDDIALRVELFDEEVERLSLFDPLTGHVEGTVPRYTIYPKTHYVTPRERILQAMEEIKDELGERRKSLLANNKLLEEQRLSQRTQFDLEMMNELGYCSGIENYSRYLSGRGPGEPPPTLFDYLPADGLLVVDESHVTIPQIGGMYRGDRARKETLVEYGFRLPSALDNRPLKFEEFEALAPQTIYVSATPGNYELEKSGGDVVDQVVRPTGLLDPVIEVRPVATQVDDLLSEIRARASINERVLVTTLTKRMAEDLTEYLEEHGERVRYLHSDIDTVERMEIIRDLRLGEFDVLVGINLLREGLDMPEVSLVAILDADKEGFLRSERSLIQTIGRAARNVNGKAILYGDKITASMAKAISETERRREKQQQYNAEHGITPQGLNKKVVDILALGQNIAKTKAKGRGKSRSTAKADSVEMDMSPKALQQKIHELEGQMMQHAQNLEFEEAAQIRDQLHQLRELFIAAS; the protein is encoded by the coding sequence ATGAGTAAACCGTTCAAACTGAATTCCGCATTTAAACCGTCAGGCGATCAGCCCGAGGCGATCCGCCGCCTGAAAGAGGGGCTGGAGGATGGTCTGGCGCATCAGACGCTGCTTGGCGTAACGGGATCGGGGAAAACGTTCACTATCGCCAACGTGATCGCGGATCTCCAGCGTCCGACGATGGTGCTGGCGCCGAACAAAACCCTGGCGGCGCAGCTGTACGGCGAGATGAAAGAGTTCTTCCCGGATAACGCCGTCGAGTACTTCGTCTCCTACTACGACTATTACCAGCCGGAAGCTTACGTGCCCAGCTCCGATACCTTCATCGAAAAAGATGCGTCGGTAAACGAGCATATTGAGCAGATGCGCCTGTCGGCGACCAAAGCGCTGCTGGAACGTCGCGACGTGGTGGTGGTGGCCTCGGTGTCGGCGATCTACGGCCTGGGCGATCCGGACCTGTATCTGAAGATGATGCTGCACCTGACGGTGGGGATGATTATCGACCAGCGCGCCATCCTGCGCCGTCTGGCCGAACTGCAATATACCCGTAACGATCAGGCTTTCCAGCGCGGCACCTTCCGCGTGCGCGGCGAGGTGATTGATATCTTCCCGGCGGAATCCGACGACATCGCGCTGCGCGTGGAGCTGTTTGACGAAGAGGTGGAGCGGCTGTCGCTGTTTGACCCGCTGACCGGGCATGTGGAAGGCACCGTTCCGCGCTATACCATCTATCCCAAAACGCACTATGTGACGCCGCGCGAGCGCATTTTGCAGGCGATGGAAGAGATTAAAGACGAACTGGGCGAGCGGCGGAAAAGCCTGCTGGCGAATAACAAGCTGCTGGAAGAACAGCGCCTGAGCCAGCGTACCCAGTTTGATCTTGAGATGATGAACGAGCTCGGCTACTGCTCGGGGATTGAAAACTACTCGCGCTATCTCTCCGGGCGCGGGCCGGGCGAGCCGCCGCCGACGCTGTTTGACTACCTGCCGGCGGACGGCCTGTTAGTCGTTGATGAATCGCACGTGACCATTCCGCAGATTGGCGGTATGTACCGCGGCGACCGGGCGCGTAAAGAGACGCTGGTGGAGTACGGTTTCCGTCTGCCCTCCGCGCTGGATAACCGTCCGCTGAAGTTCGAGGAGTTTGAGGCGCTGGCGCCGCAGACTATTTACGTCTCCGCGACGCCGGGGAACTATGAGCTGGAGAAATCGGGCGGCGACGTGGTGGATCAGGTTGTACGTCCGACCGGCCTGCTGGATCCGGTGATCGAGGTGCGTCCAGTGGCGACCCAGGTGGACGATCTGCTCTCTGAAATCCGCGCCCGCGCGTCAATCAACGAGCGCGTGCTGGTCACCACCCTGACCAAACGGATGGCGGAAGATCTCACCGAGTATCTGGAGGAGCACGGCGAGCGGGTGCGTTATCTGCACTCGGACATCGATACCGTTGAGCGGATGGAAATTATTCGCGACCTGCGCCTGGGCGAGTTTGACGTGCTGGTGGGGATCAACCTGCTGCGGGAAGGTCTCGACATGCCGGAGGTGTCGCTGGTAGCGATTCTTGACGCCGATAAAGAAGGGTTCCTGCGTTCCGAACGTTCGCTGATTCAGACCATTGGCCGTGCGGCGCGTAACGTTAACGGTAAAGCGATTCTGTATGGTGATAAGATCACCGCGTCGATGGCGAAGGCGATTAGCGAGACCGAGCGTCGTCGGGAGAAACAGCAGCAGTACAACGCCGAACACGGTATTACGCCGCAGGGGCTGAACAAGAAAGTGGTCGATATTCTGGCGCTGGGGCAGAACATCGCGAAGACCAAAGCGAAGGGCAGGGGCAAGTCACGCTCTACGGCGAAGGCGGATAGCGTCGAGATGGATATGTCGCCGAAGGCGCTGCAGCAGAAGATCCACGAGCTGGAGGGGCAGATGATGCAGCATGCGCAAAACCTCGAGTTCGAAGAAGCGGCGCAGATCCGCGACCAGCTGCATCAGCTACGCGAGCTGTTTATCGCGGCCTCGTAA
- the bioD gene encoding dethiobiotin synthase — protein MTERYFVTGTDTEVGKTVVSCALLQAAGRAGLCTAGYKPVASGSDMTPLGQRNSDALALQRRSSLPLEYAAVNPYTFAEPTSPHIVSAEEGRPIEAGVMSAGLRALETQAEWVLVEGAGGWFTPLAANFTFADWVQAEQLPVILVVGVKLGCINHALLTAQAVRQAGLTLAGWVANNLQPPGKRHREYMAALSQMIPAPLLGEIPWLAVNAESAATGQYLDLSRLSGK, from the coding sequence GTGACTGAACGCTATTTTGTTACCGGAACCGACACCGAGGTCGGAAAAACCGTCGTCAGCTGCGCCTTGCTGCAGGCGGCAGGGCGAGCAGGACTGTGCACGGCGGGCTATAAGCCGGTCGCTTCCGGCAGCGACATGACGCCGCTGGGGCAGCGCAATAGCGACGCCCTTGCGCTCCAGCGCCGCAGCAGCCTGCCGCTGGAGTACGCAGCGGTGAATCCTTATACCTTCGCCGAGCCGACCTCGCCGCACATTGTCAGCGCCGAAGAGGGCAGGCCCATCGAGGCGGGCGTGATGTCGGCGGGGCTGCGCGCGCTGGAAACGCAGGCGGAGTGGGTGCTGGTGGAGGGGGCGGGCGGCTGGTTCACCCCGCTGGCGGCGAACTTTACCTTCGCCGACTGGGTGCAGGCGGAACAGTTGCCGGTAATACTGGTGGTCGGCGTGAAGCTGGGCTGCATCAACCATGCTCTGCTGACCGCGCAGGCCGTCCGCCAGGCGGGGCTAACTCTTGCTGGCTGGGTCGCTAATAATCTCCAGCCGCCGGGAAAACGCCACCGTGAGTACATGGCGGCGCTCAGCCAGATGATACCTGCGCCCCTGTTGGGCGAAATCCCGTGGCTTGCGGTCAATGCGGAAAGCGCCGCCACAGGACAATATCTCGATCTTAGCCGTCTGAGCGGCAAATAA
- the bioC gene encoding malonyl-ACP O-methyltransferase BioC — MTQVNKQAIAAAFGRAAGQYEQHAQLQRLSAEALLALLPQRTYEQVLDAGCGPGLLSRYWRARGSMVAALDLSSQMLNEARRQNRAHYYLAGDIESLPLAEATFDLAWSNLAVQWCNDLRGALSELYRVARPGGKVAFTTLANGSLPELRQAWRAVDNQHHANRFLPQTALHDALRGWRSESRLQSITLWFDDPLSAMRSLKGIGATHLHGGREARVLSRAQLQTLRLAWPQRQGKYPLTYHFFAGVIERD; from the coding sequence ATGACGCAGGTGAATAAACAGGCCATTGCGGCGGCGTTTGGCCGCGCGGCAGGTCAGTATGAGCAACATGCGCAGCTCCAGCGCCTGAGCGCGGAAGCGCTGCTGGCGCTGTTACCGCAGCGAACCTATGAGCAGGTGCTGGACGCCGGATGCGGCCCCGGTCTTCTGAGCCGCTACTGGCGCGCGCGGGGAAGCATGGTCGCCGCGCTGGATTTGTCATCGCAGATGCTGAATGAAGCGCGTCGACAGAACAGGGCGCATTACTATCTTGCCGGGGATATCGAGTCGCTGCCGCTGGCGGAGGCGACCTTCGATCTGGCATGGAGCAATCTTGCCGTCCAGTGGTGTAACGATTTGCGCGGCGCGCTGAGCGAGCTTTACCGGGTGGCGCGGCCCGGCGGCAAGGTGGCGTTTACCACACTGGCGAACGGATCGCTGCCGGAGCTGCGCCAGGCGTGGCGGGCGGTGGATAACCAGCATCATGCGAATCGCTTTTTGCCGCAGACGGCGCTGCACGATGCCCTGCGCGGCTGGCGCAGCGAGAGCCGTTTGCAGTCGATCACCCTGTGGTTTGACGACCCGCTCAGCGCCATGCGGTCGCTGAAAGGCATTGGGGCGACCCATCTTCATGGCGGACGGGAAGCGCGCGTCCTGAGCCGCGCGCAGCTGCAAACGCTGCGGCTGGCCTGGCCGCAGAGGCAGGGGAAATATCCGCTCACTTACCATTTTTTTGCAGGAGTCATTGAACGTGACTGA
- the bioF gene encoding 8-amino-7-oxononanoate synthase, whose protein sequence is MSWQQKIDDALAARRAADALRHRCTVEQGTGRWLIAGQRRFLNFSSNDYLGLSRHPHIIRAWQQGAERFGVGSGGSGHVSGYSVAHQRLEAALADWLGYPRALLFISGFAANQAVIAALMAKDDRIVADRLSHASLLEAANLSPAQLRRFTHNDPQHLARLLDAPCAGQQLAITEGVFSMDGDSAPLAAIHRAAGQRNAWLLVDDAHGIGVCGEEGRGSCWRQQVKPELLVVTFGKGFGVSGAAVLCAESVADYLLQFARHLIYSTSMPPAQAQALSAALAVIRGEEGDARRARLSALIARFRRGVDHSRFRLAESDSAIQPLIVGDNARALQLADALRGKGFWVTAIRPPTVPTGTARLRLTLTEAHQPADIDRLLEALHDAGE, encoded by the coding sequence ATGAGCTGGCAGCAGAAGATCGACGATGCGCTGGCCGCGCGTCGCGCGGCGGATGCCCTGCGCCATCGCTGTACGGTGGAACAGGGGACCGGACGCTGGCTGATTGCCGGTCAACGCCGCTTTCTCAATTTTTCCAGCAACGACTATCTGGGCTTAAGCCGCCATCCGCATATTATCCGCGCCTGGCAGCAGGGAGCAGAACGTTTTGGCGTCGGCAGCGGCGGTTCCGGCCACGTCAGCGGCTACAGCGTGGCCCATCAGCGGCTGGAAGCGGCGCTTGCGGACTGGCTGGGCTACCCGCGCGCGCTGCTGTTTATCTCCGGCTTTGCCGCCAATCAGGCGGTGATTGCCGCGCTGATGGCGAAGGATGACCGCATCGTCGCCGATCGCCTGAGCCACGCCTCGCTGCTGGAGGCGGCAAACCTCAGCCCGGCGCAGCTTCGCCGTTTTACGCATAACGACCCGCAGCATCTGGCGCGCCTGCTTGACGCCCCCTGCGCCGGACAGCAGCTGGCGATCACCGAAGGGGTGTTCAGCATGGATGGCGACAGCGCGCCGCTGGCGGCGATTCATCGCGCCGCCGGGCAGCGCAACGCCTGGCTGCTGGTGGATGACGCCCACGGGATAGGCGTCTGCGGCGAAGAAGGGCGCGGAAGCTGCTGGCGACAGCAGGTTAAACCCGAACTGCTGGTGGTGACCTTCGGTAAAGGCTTTGGCGTCAGCGGCGCGGCGGTTTTGTGCGCGGAGAGCGTGGCGGATTACCTGTTGCAGTTCGCCCGGCATCTGATTTACAGCACCAGTATGCCGCCCGCCCAGGCGCAGGCGCTGAGCGCCGCGCTGGCGGTGATTCGCGGCGAGGAAGGCGATGCGCGCAGGGCCAGGCTTTCGGCGCTGATCGCGCGTTTTCGCCGCGGCGTCGACCATAGTCGCTTCCGGCTGGCGGAATCAGACAGCGCCATTCAGCCGCTGATAGTAGGTGATAACGCGCGGGCGCTACAGCTGGCGGATGCCCTGCGCGGCAAAGGGTTCTGGGTGACGGCCATCCGTCCGCCGACGGTGCCGACGGGCACCGCGCGTCTGCGCCTGACCCTCACCGAAGCGCATCAGCCTGCTGACATTGACCGTCTGCTGGAGGCGCTGCATGACGCAGGTGAATAA
- the bioB gene encoding biotin synthase BioB translates to MTNHSRWTLSQVTELFEKPLLELLFEAQQIHRQHFDPRQVQVSTLLSIKTGACPEDCKYCPQSARYKTGLEAERLMEVEQVLDSARKAKNAGSTRFCMGAAWKNPHERDMPFLEQMVQGVKAMGLEACMTLGALSESQAQRLAAAGLDYYNHNLDTSPEFYGNIITTRTYQERLDTLDKVRDAGIKVCSGGIVGLGETVKDRAGLLLQLANLPTPPESVPINMLVKVKGTPLADNDDVDAFDFIRTIAVARIMMPASYVRLSAGREQMNEQTQAMCFMAGANSIFYGCKLLTTPNPEEDNDLRLFRKLGLNPQQTAVLAGDNEQQQRLEQALRTPDTDAYYNAAAV, encoded by the coding sequence ATGACCAATCATTCTCGCTGGACGCTGTCGCAAGTCACCGAATTATTTGAAAAACCACTGCTGGAACTGCTGTTTGAAGCCCAGCAGATCCACCGCCAGCACTTCGACCCGCGTCAGGTGCAGGTCAGTACCTTGCTGTCGATTAAAACCGGCGCCTGTCCGGAAGACTGCAAATACTGCCCGCAAAGCGCGCGCTATAAAACCGGGCTGGAGGCCGAGCGGCTGATGGAGGTGGAGCAGGTGCTGGATTCGGCGCGCAAAGCAAAAAACGCCGGTTCGACCCGTTTCTGTATGGGGGCGGCGTGGAAAAATCCCCACGAGCGCGATATGCCCTTTCTCGAGCAGATGGTGCAGGGGGTGAAAGCGATGGGACTGGAGGCCTGCATGACTCTCGGCGCCCTGAGCGAATCACAGGCGCAGCGGCTGGCGGCGGCCGGACTGGATTACTACAACCACAATCTCGATACCTCGCCGGAGTTCTACGGCAATATCATCACCACCCGCACCTATCAGGAGCGGCTCGACACGCTGGATAAGGTGCGCGACGCCGGGATCAAGGTCTGCTCCGGGGGCATTGTCGGACTTGGCGAAACGGTGAAAGATCGCGCCGGATTGCTGCTACAGCTGGCAAATCTGCCGACGCCGCCGGAAAGCGTGCCGATCAACATGCTGGTGAAGGTCAAGGGCACGCCGCTGGCGGATAACGACGATGTTGATGCTTTCGATTTTATCCGCACCATCGCCGTGGCGCGCATCATGATGCCCGCCTCGTATGTGCGTCTCTCCGCCGGTCGCGAGCAGATGAATGAACAAACCCAGGCGATGTGCTTTATGGCCGGCGCGAACTCCATCTTTTACGGCTGCAAGCTGTTGACCACGCCGAACCCGGAAGAGGACAACGATCTCCGGCTGTTCCGCAAGCTGGGGCTGAATCCGCAGCAGACCGCCGTGCTGGCGGGAGATAACGAACAGCAGCAGCGGCTGGAGCAGGCGTTGAGGACTCCGGACACCGACGCTTACTACAACGCGGCAGCAGTATGA